One window from the genome of Kaistella carnis encodes:
- a CDS encoding M28 family metallopeptidase: MKNARYLLLPLAFALLQSCAANLSYSGSPFKKSMESITADELKTHLYIVAADDMEGRDTGSEGQKKAGRYLIEQYQKMGVSHPKSMTSYYQTVPSEAMKGRRGNLPQSENILAFVEGSEKPEEIIVVSAHYDHVGIKNGEVYNGADDDGSGTVALLEMAEAFQMAKKSGHGPKRSILFLHVTGEEHGLLGSKYYADNPIFPMANTVADLNIDMIGRCDAENCGKEYVYVIGSEMLSTDLKKISEQANKETVNLELNYKYDDPNDKDRLYYRSDHYNFAKNGVPVIFYFDGIHEDYHKPTDTPDRIDYKALQKRTQLVFATAWELANRKDRIVVDKK, translated from the coding sequence ATGAAAAACGCTAGGTATTTACTACTTCCACTGGCTTTCGCCCTTTTACAAAGTTGTGCTGCCAACCTTTCTTACTCTGGTTCACCATTCAAAAAATCAATGGAATCAATTACTGCAGATGAATTGAAAACCCATCTTTACATTGTCGCTGCGGATGATATGGAAGGTCGGGATACGGGCAGTGAGGGACAGAAAAAAGCCGGTCGGTACCTGATCGAACAATATCAAAAAATGGGAGTTTCTCATCCAAAATCAATGACCTCTTATTATCAAACCGTACCTTCGGAAGCAATGAAAGGCAGACGAGGAAATTTACCGCAATCTGAAAATATTCTGGCTTTTGTAGAAGGTTCCGAAAAACCTGAAGAGATTATTGTAGTTTCTGCACATTATGATCACGTGGGAATCAAAAACGGAGAAGTTTATAATGGTGCTGATGATGACGGAAGTGGAACAGTAGCGCTGCTCGAAATGGCGGAAGCTTTTCAGATGGCTAAAAAATCAGGTCACGGACCGAAACGTTCGATTCTGTTTTTACATGTAACAGGCGAGGAGCATGGGCTTTTAGGTTCTAAATATTATGCTGATAATCCCATATTTCCTATGGCAAACACCGTTGCCGATTTAAATATCGATATGATTGGCAGATGCGATGCTGAAAATTGTGGAAAAGAATATGTGTACGTCATTGGTTCTGAAATGTTGAGCACCGATTTAAAGAAGATCAGCGAACAGGCCAATAAAGAAACGGTAAACTTAGAACTCAATTATAAGTATGATGATCCGAATGATAAAGACCGATTATATTATCGATCAGACCATTACAACTTTGCAAAAAATGGGGTTCCTGTCATTTTCTATTTTGATGGAATTCACGAAGATTATCATAAACCAACTGATACGCCTGATAGGATTGATTACAAAGCGCTCCAAAAAAGAACGCAACTTGTTTTTGCGACAGCTTGGGAATTAGCCAATAGAAAGGATCGGATTGTAGTAGATAAGAAGTAG
- a CDS encoding SemiSWEET transporter produces MDENILGLVAGGITSVAMLPQLIKVLKNKDVEDLSILMILFLVLGLSLWVWYGIIKEELPIILSNAFAVLVNICLLISYFRYRKK; encoded by the coding sequence ATGGACGAAAATATTTTAGGTCTTGTCGCAGGAGGAATAACCTCAGTCGCGATGTTGCCACAACTCATCAAAGTTTTAAAAAATAAAGACGTAGAAGATTTGTCGATTCTCATGATTCTTTTTTTAGTCCTCGGATTATCTCTGTGGGTTTGGTATGGCATTATCAAAGAGGAGTTGCCCATTATTTTGTCCAATGCTTTTGCGGTGCTGGTGAATATCTGTCTTCTAATTTCCTATTTTAGGTATCGAAAAAAATAG
- a CDS encoding DUF421 domain-containing protein: MIDGSEYTFDLGNLLFGDFSLLIYLEIIIRVTIIMAYTILIIRWIGKRAIGSLGSADVLLIIAMGSAVGDATFYPSIPLAIPLTVITLIAAFQKLYVYIGIKNESARMVTHSKVVKLVEKGRLMTENFTVDEIDENEVYMLLRQAGIRYLSEVEHAYYEQSGVMSVYKYENPKLEHSILPEHLKEQNVVE; encoded by the coding sequence ATGATTGACGGCAGTGAATATACATTTGATCTCGGAAATTTGTTATTTGGAGATTTCAGTTTACTGATTTACTTAGAGATCATTATCAGGGTGACCATTATTATGGCGTATACGATCCTGATTATCAGATGGATAGGTAAACGCGCCATAGGAAGTTTGGGCAGTGCAGATGTTCTGTTGATTATCGCGATGGGAAGCGCGGTGGGTGATGCTACTTTTTATCCCTCAATTCCATTGGCAATACCACTAACTGTTATTACTTTAATCGCTGCTTTTCAAAAACTCTACGTTTATATCGGAATTAAAAATGAATCTGCCCGCATGGTAACGCATTCTAAAGTTGTAAAACTCGTGGAAAAGGGAAGGCTCATGACCGAGAATTTTACAGTGGACGAAATTGATGAAAATGAAGTCTATATGCTTTTGAGACAAGCGGGAATCCGGTATCTTTCGGAAGTTGAACATGCCTATTACGAGCAATCCGGCGTCATGAGTGTTTATAAATATGAAAATCCAAAACTGGAACATTCAATTTTGCCCGAACACTTGAAAGAACAAAATGTGGTGGAATAA
- a CDS encoding YciE/YciF ferroxidase family protein, with protein MEKNKKAKEKQDKSAVASNLRDFFIDGLKDIYYAENALVKTLPKMFEQATDQKLKTAIKDHLAQTKEQVVRLEKTFESMGEKAEAKQCHAIDGIIKEGEEIMNETAEGPVRDAGIIASAQKVEHYEIATYGTLAAFAKTLNERTALDLILKTLGEEKKSDMLLSYIADTNLNSQAVDGKLQSKDLNAV; from the coding sequence ATGGAAAAAAACAAAAAAGCTAAAGAAAAGCAAGACAAATCCGCCGTAGCATCTAATTTAAGAGATTTTTTCATCGATGGGTTAAAGGATATTTATTATGCAGAAAATGCTCTGGTAAAAACATTGCCAAAAATGTTCGAACAGGCAACTGATCAAAAATTAAAAACAGCCATCAAAGACCATTTGGCTCAAACAAAAGAGCAAGTTGTAAGATTAGAAAAAACATTCGAATCGATGGGTGAAAAAGCAGAAGCAAAACAATGTCACGCCATTGACGGTATCATTAAGGAAGGCGAAGAAATTATGAATGAAACGGCAGAAGGACCGGTTCGCGACGCAGGAATTATTGCAAGTGCTCAAAAAGTAGAGCATTATGAGATTGCAACTTACGGAACTTTAGCCGCGTTTGCGAAAACTCTAAATGAAAGAACAGCCTTAGATTTAATATTGAAAACTTTAGGCGAAGAAAAAAAATCGGATATGCTGTTGAGCTATATCGCCGATACCAATTTGAATTCGCAAGCTGTAGATGGAAAACTTCAGTCCAAAGATCTAAATGCAGTCTAA
- a CDS encoding catalase, which yields MKINESEPFENGANPKQEQLGKFTTDNQGEFMTTDQGLKINDDQNSLKTGERGATLLEDFILREKITHFDHERIPERIVHARGSGAHGVFELYKSMEKYTKAKFLNNTSIKTPVFVRFSTVAGFRGSTDVPRDVRGFAVKFYTQEGNYDLVGNNMPVFFIQDATKFPDLVHAVKPEPHNEIPQAASAHDTFWDFISLMPEAMHNVMWLMSDRAIPRSLRTMEGFGIHTFRFINDEGKSHFVKFHWKPKQGVLGLAWDEAQRIAGKDTDFHRRDLWEAIDEGHFPEWELGVQIVPQEDEHKYPFDLLDPTKLIPEEMVPVEIIGKMTLNRNPDNFFAETEQVAFHPGHLVPGIDFTNDPLLQGRLFSYTDTQISRLGGPNFHEIPINKSIPEVTNNQRDGMHRMQINKGRVAYNPNSMGGGCPFQAMISEGGFSSFEERIDSKKIRRRSKSFFDHFSQPELFYKSMSEDEKRHIQNAFAFELGKVKIVPIRQRMVNMLLEIDKELAQIVGDKLGLVPERLPQPITDSIPADGDLERYHSFKEKLPIQDAPSLTMSKKLPTDIQARRIAILTADGVEDEAFTKVKKNLCDLGAMVAIIAPKHGFVTTKSGDQYPVDESLLTAASVVFDAVYVPGGDSVKILCENADAVHFVAEAFKHCKPIAVNKNGKNLLEEALPKSALKSEGLSTTGNLNDFVADIKQHRFWKREKGNSVPA from the coding sequence ATGAAAATAAATGAAAGCGAACCGTTCGAGAACGGCGCAAATCCTAAACAAGAACAGCTGGGGAAATTTACCACCGATAATCAGGGTGAATTTATGACCACAGATCAAGGTTTAAAAATTAATGATGACCAGAATTCTCTAAAAACTGGCGAAAGAGGTGCAACCTTACTGGAAGATTTTATCCTGAGAGAAAAAATTACGCATTTTGATCATGAAAGAATTCCGGAAAGAATTGTTCATGCAAGAGGTTCCGGCGCTCATGGCGTTTTTGAACTGTACAAGTCAATGGAAAAATATACCAAAGCAAAATTCCTTAACAATACTTCGATTAAAACGCCCGTGTTTGTAAGATTCTCAACGGTGGCTGGTTTTAGAGGTTCTACCGATGTACCGCGGGATGTTCGGGGTTTTGCTGTTAAATTTTATACGCAGGAAGGAAACTACGATCTGGTAGGAAATAATATGCCTGTTTTTTTCATTCAGGATGCCACGAAATTTCCGGACTTAGTACATGCCGTAAAACCCGAACCCCATAATGAAATTCCACAAGCGGCATCTGCGCACGATACTTTCTGGGATTTTATTTCTTTGATGCCGGAAGCAATGCACAATGTGATGTGGCTCATGAGCGACCGTGCCATCCCAAGAAGTTTGAGAACGATGGAAGGTTTTGGAATTCATACTTTCAGATTCATTAATGACGAAGGAAAGTCGCATTTTGTAAAATTCCACTGGAAGCCAAAACAGGGAGTCCTCGGTTTAGCCTGGGATGAAGCACAAAGAATTGCCGGTAAAGACACTGATTTCCACCGAAGAGATTTATGGGAAGCCATTGATGAAGGACATTTCCCGGAGTGGGAATTGGGAGTACAGATCGTGCCTCAGGAAGATGAGCATAAATATCCGTTCGATCTTCTGGACCCAACAAAATTGATTCCGGAAGAAATGGTTCCTGTAGAAATCATTGGAAAAATGACTTTAAACAGAAATCCGGATAATTTCTTCGCAGAAACGGAGCAAGTCGCTTTTCATCCCGGACATTTAGTTCCCGGAATTGATTTTACAAATGACCCACTGCTTCAGGGAAGATTGTTTTCTTATACCGACACACAGATCTCTCGCTTAGGAGGTCCAAATTTCCATGAGATTCCAATCAATAAATCGATTCCTGAAGTCACCAATAATCAGCGTGATGGAATGCACAGAATGCAGATCAATAAAGGAAGAGTGGCATATAATCCCAATTCTATGGGCGGTGGATGTCCGTTCCAAGCCATGATCTCCGAAGGTGGATTCTCTTCTTTCGAGGAAAGAATTGATTCTAAGAAAATCAGACGAAGAAGCAAAAGTTTCTTTGATCATTTCAGTCAACCTGAATTATTCTACAAAAGCATGTCGGAAGATGAAAAAAGACATATTCAAAATGCCTTTGCTTTTGAATTAGGAAAGGTGAAAATCGTTCCGATCCGCCAGCGAATGGTGAATATGCTTTTAGAAATCGATAAAGAACTGGCTCAAATCGTGGGCGATAAATTAGGTTTAGTCCCTGAAAGATTACCACAGCCTATCACCGACAGCATTCCTGCGGATGGTGATTTAGAACGTTACCATTCCTTTAAAGAAAAACTTCCGATTCAGGATGCACCGTCTTTAACTATGTCTAAAAAATTACCCACCGACATTCAAGCAAGAAGAATTGCAATTTTGACTGCAGATGGTGTGGAAGATGAGGCGTTCACAAAAGTGAAAAAAAACTTGTGCGACCTGGGTGCAATGGTTGCTATTATCGCACCAAAACATGGGTTTGTTACTACAAAATCGGGTGATCAATATCCAGTTGATGAGAGTTTATTGACCGCTGCTTCCGTTGTCTTCGATGCCGTATATGTGCCCGGAGGTGACAGTGTGAAAATCCTGTGCGAGAATGCCGATGCGGTTCATTTTGTTGCAGAAGCCTTTAAACATTGTAAACCTATTGCTGTTAATAAGAACGGTAAAAATTTACTGGAAGAAGCCTTACCAAAATCTGCTCTAAAAAGTGAAGGTCTTTCTACGACGGGAAATTTAAATGATTTCGTCGCAGATATTAAACAACACCGCTTTTGGAAAAGGGAAAAAGGGAATTCGGTCCCTGCCTAA
- a CDS encoding FAD/NAD(P)-binding protein translates to MNIQKSKTNFSNIAIIGSGPTGLYLLQYIWEHIDVLASEIKEITIFEKEDILGMGMPYHPKTTDIYNLANISSEEIPLLQESFGNWLRKQDADFLKKLNITDLPIDDSEVYSRVSLGHYFVAQFKQIVSLLDSKGIKIVQKANCEVSDIREEDGKLTVTDCNNDSHQFSTVVIANGHEWNNEDHPASGYYASPWPIHKLIPKTGETYDFPVGTLGASLSAFDVVTSLAHRHGIFAKENLKLIFKKNPSNPNFKIVLHSAEGWLPHLQYEQKEPIREIYRHFSRSQLLDIIDDEGFMRIETFFDRLCRPALIEAFSKDRLTHVVDQLKKPDFTFKDLVSLMSEKHEYVDSFEGMKKEMITARNSVVHNIPIYWMETLDDLMYSLNYHAELLPAEDHQFFHKEIMSFLMNVIAALPLQSAEILLALYDANCIELKSGFVHFPEDAFSEGFTKIILENENGDKEEVDYQLFVNCGGGQKLELKDFPFQTLVKLGVVKAATVNFADEKEYKDNLTEDKKKGLKILDDHIAFKLSGIQIDSSYRTINSQGLANNFLYDINFTHTNGLRPYSYGLQACSATSLILVESWISEIVDHKNVGEEIETITKLYKDIEGL, encoded by the coding sequence ATGAATATTCAAAAGTCAAAAACCAATTTCTCAAATATTGCCATCATAGGAAGTGGACCGACGGGACTTTATTTACTTCAATATATTTGGGAACATATTGATGTTTTGGCGTCTGAAATCAAAGAAATAACCATCTTTGAGAAAGAAGATATTCTGGGAATGGGAATGCCTTATCATCCGAAAACAACCGACATATACAATCTTGCAAACATCTCCTCAGAAGAGATTCCCCTCCTGCAGGAGTCTTTTGGAAACTGGCTTCGAAAACAGGATGCAGATTTTCTGAAAAAACTTAATATCACTGATCTACCGATTGATGACTCTGAAGTCTACAGCCGCGTTTCTTTGGGTCATTATTTCGTAGCACAATTTAAACAGATTGTTTCTTTGCTTGATTCCAAAGGAATAAAAATTGTACAGAAAGCCAATTGTGAAGTCTCTGATATTCGTGAAGAGGACGGGAAATTAACGGTGACAGACTGTAATAATGACAGCCATCAGTTTTCCACAGTCGTCATTGCAAACGGTCATGAATGGAACAATGAAGATCACCCGGCTTCAGGATATTACGCTTCGCCCTGGCCGATTCATAAATTAATTCCAAAAACCGGAGAAACGTATGATTTTCCTGTGGGTACCTTAGGTGCTTCTTTAAGCGCTTTCGATGTGGTAACCTCTTTGGCACACCGACACGGAATATTTGCAAAAGAAAACTTGAAATTGATTTTTAAGAAGAATCCTTCAAATCCAAATTTTAAAATTGTTTTACACTCCGCAGAAGGTTGGTTGCCGCACTTGCAATATGAGCAGAAAGAACCCATAAGAGAAATATATCGCCATTTCAGCCGGTCTCAATTGCTGGATATTATCGATGACGAGGGATTTATGAGAATTGAAACCTTTTTTGATCGCCTTTGTCGACCTGCCTTAATTGAAGCTTTTAGTAAAGACCGTTTAACACACGTCGTTGATCAGTTAAAAAAGCCGGATTTCACTTTTAAAGATCTAGTCTCTTTAATGTCAGAGAAGCATGAATATGTCGATTCTTTTGAAGGAATGAAGAAGGAAATGATTACCGCAAGAAATTCGGTCGTTCACAACATTCCGATTTACTGGATGGAGACTCTTGATGATTTAATGTACAGTTTAAATTATCATGCAGAACTTTTACCCGCGGAAGATCATCAATTTTTCCATAAAGAAATTATGTCTTTTTTAATGAATGTGATCGCTGCTTTGCCGTTGCAGTCTGCAGAAATACTGTTGGCTCTTTATGATGCAAACTGTATCGAATTAAAATCGGGATTCGTCCATTTTCCTGAAGATGCTTTTTCCGAAGGTTTTACCAAAATAATTCTGGAGAATGAAAATGGAGATAAGGAAGAGGTTGATTACCAGTTGTTTGTTAATTGCGGCGGAGGTCAAAAATTAGAATTAAAGGATTTTCCCTTCCAGACATTAGTTAAACTAGGGGTTGTAAAAGCGGCAACGGTAAATTTCGCTGATGAAAAGGAGTATAAAGATAATCTAACGGAAGATAAAAAGAAAGGTCTGAAAATTCTGGATGATCATATCGCTTTCAAATTGTCGGGCATACAAATCGATTCAAGTTACAGAACAATTAACAGTCAAGGTTTAGCCAACAACTTTCTCTACGACATCAATTTCACGCATACGAATGGATTACGACCGTATTCCTATGGATTGCAGGCGTGTAGTGCAACAAGTTTAATTTTAGTTGAATCCTGGATCTCTGAAATTGTAGATCATAAAAACGTAGGTGAAGAAATAGAAACCATCACGAAACTATATAAAGATATTGAGGGATTATAA
- a CDS encoding adenylyltransferase/cytidyltransferase family protein: MEQSSKKTGITFSAFDLLHAGHIRMLAEAKQQCDYLIVGLQTDPTIDRPEKNKPTQTVVERYIQLHGCKFVDEIIPYTTEKDLEDILRLYEIDVRILGDEYREKPFTGREYCESAGIRLHFNERRHRFSSTNLRLEVFNKENLRLNISQNYK, from the coding sequence ATGGAACAATCATCTAAAAAAACAGGCATTACATTTAGTGCTTTTGATCTTCTACACGCGGGACATATTCGTATGTTAGCAGAAGCAAAACAACAATGTGACTATTTAATTGTTGGCTTACAAACTGACCCTACGATAGACCGACCGGAAAAAAATAAACCAACTCAAACGGTAGTTGAGCGTTATATTCAATTACACGGCTGCAAATTCGTTGATGAAATTATTCCCTATACTACAGAGAAGGATTTGGAGGATATTTTGCGACTTTATGAGATCGATGTTCGGATCTTAGGTGATGAATATCGGGAAAAACCTTTTACAGGCAGGGAATATTGTGAAAGTGCCGGGATTCGCCTACACTTTAATGAAAGACGGCATCGCTTTTCCAGCACCAATTTAAGATTAGAAGTTTTTAATAAGGAAAATCTGAGATTAAATATTTCCCAAAATTACAAATAA
- a CDS encoding UDP-galactopyranose mutase yields MQEWLSKNRVIYNPPKNGEEAVLNRVGEVLYDKMFKHYTKKQWDKYPAELHASVLERIPVRDNYDDRYFSDVHQALPKGGYTKMFENILDHPNITVLLNTDYFEVKDQISGYEKLFYTGPIDHFFKFNKNLTEKLEYRSINFVREEIDQEFFQENSVVNYPGKEVDFTRIVEYKHFGNQKSPTTSIVKEFTVDEGEPYYPVPNEKNQVIYAQYKKEADKLLDVHFVGRLANYKYFNMDQAFRNALDLFESLELKMPKHHQHAKSI; encoded by the coding sequence ATGCAGGAATGGCTGTCGAAGAACAGAGTTATTTACAATCCACCAAAAAATGGAGAGGAAGCAGTTTTAAATAGAGTAGGTGAAGTTTTATACGATAAAATGTTTAAACATTATACGAAAAAGCAGTGGGATAAATATCCTGCAGAATTGCATGCTTCAGTTTTAGAGCGTATTCCCGTAAGAGATAATTATGATGACCGTTACTTTTCCGATGTTCATCAGGCCTTGCCAAAAGGGGGCTATACCAAAATGTTTGAAAATATTTTAGATCATCCAAATATCACTGTCCTGCTTAATACCGACTATTTTGAGGTTAAAGATCAGATATCCGGGTACGAGAAATTATTCTATACCGGACCTATCGACCACTTCTTTAAATTTAATAAAAATCTTACTGAAAAATTAGAGTATCGCTCCATTAATTTTGTTCGGGAAGAGATTGACCAGGAGTTTTTTCAGGAGAATTCTGTTGTGAATTATCCCGGAAAAGAAGTTGATTTCACCAGAATTGTGGAATATAAGCACTTTGGAAATCAAAAATCACCAACTACGAGTATTGTTAAGGAATTTACGGTTGATGAAGGGGAACCTTATTATCCGGTTCCGAACGAAAAAAACCAGGTAATTTATGCTCAATATAAAAAAGAAGCCGATAAGTTGCTCGATGTTCATTTCGTAGGAAGATTGGCTAACTACAAATATTTCAACATGGATCAGGCTTTTAGAAATGCTTTAGATCTTTTTGAAAGTTTAGAATTAAAAATGCCTAAACACCACCAACATGCAAAATCCATTTAG
- a CDS encoding NAD(P)-binding protein yields MTNFDILIIGAGISGAVLAERYASAGKRVLIIEKRDHIAGNCFDYYDKNGILTSKYGAHLFHTNDQGVWDYVNQFAEWYTWEHKVIAKVDEHLVPIPVNITTVNTLFQEKIS; encoded by the coding sequence ATGACCAATTTTGATATATTAATTATCGGTGCCGGGATTTCCGGTGCTGTCCTGGCAGAACGATACGCTTCGGCAGGAAAAAGAGTTCTGATCATAGAAAAGAGAGACCATATCGCAGGTAATTGTTTCGATTATTACGATAAAAATGGAATACTAACGTCTAAATATGGAGCCCATTTATTTCACACCAACGACCAGGGCGTGTGGGATTATGTGAATCAGTTTGCCGAGTGGTATACGTGGGAGCATAAGGTGATTGCGAAAGTTGATGAACATTTGGTGCCGATTCCGGTAAACATTACGACCGTTAATACTTTATTTCAGGAAAAAATTTCTTAA
- a CDS encoding glycosyltransferase: MKLLKNTDFHSHYDMIVFCHLRWDFVYQRPQHLISRMSEDFKILVVEEPIGKRDHSELQGLEVSESIHVLQPTIDHIQELGSFLKKILKAQVFQVGWFYSAAFIDVLNYLDFGAIVYDCMDELSLFKGASHQLIEQEQSLLAAADVVYTGGKSLYEAKREKHHNVHCFPSSVDQDHFERNGKKDELLLDIQSIPKPIVGYYGVIDERIDLDLLEMSALKMPEVSFVMIGPICKIEEEDLPKAKNIFYLGMKTYEQLPTYLNEFDFAMMPFALNDLTKFISPTKTLEYMCAGKPIISTKIKDVVRDYSDCINLIEDENDFYKAVNEPKSGYEQHYDQILKQTSWDITASKMSQIIKVIA, encoded by the coding sequence ATGAAATTACTAAAAAATACAGATTTTCACTCGCACTATGATATGATCGTATTCTGTCATTTGCGCTGGGATTTCGTGTACCAACGCCCACAGCATCTCATTAGCAGGATGTCTGAAGATTTTAAAATATTGGTAGTAGAAGAACCGATCGGAAAGAGAGACCACAGTGAATTACAAGGTTTGGAGGTCAGTGAATCCATCCACGTTTTGCAGCCGACGATTGACCATATACAAGAACTGGGAAGTTTTCTGAAGAAAATTTTAAAAGCCCAAGTTTTCCAGGTCGGTTGGTTTTACTCCGCCGCATTTATAGATGTATTAAATTATCTGGATTTCGGAGCGATCGTTTATGACTGTATGGATGAACTTTCCCTTTTTAAAGGTGCTTCACATCAATTAATCGAGCAGGAGCAATCTTTATTAGCAGCCGCCGATGTAGTTTATACAGGTGGCAAGTCTCTTTATGAAGCAAAAAGAGAAAAACATCATAATGTGCATTGCTTTCCAAGTTCTGTCGATCAGGATCATTTTGAAAGAAATGGGAAAAAGGATGAACTTCTGTTGGATATCCAATCCATCCCAAAACCTATTGTGGGATATTATGGCGTAATTGATGAACGTATTGATCTCGATCTGCTGGAAATGAGCGCCTTAAAAATGCCCGAAGTTTCTTTCGTGATGATTGGCCCCATTTGCAAAATTGAAGAAGAGGATCTGCCCAAAGCGAAGAATATTTTTTATCTGGGAATGAAGACCTACGAACAGCTTCCAACCTATCTTAATGAGTTTGATTTCGCCATGATGCCGTTTGCCTTAAATGATTTAACCAAATTTATCAGTCCCACCAAGACTTTAGAATACATGTGCGCGGGGAAACCGATCATTTCTACAAAAATTAAAGATGTCGTGCGCGATTACAGTGACTGTATCAATTTAATTGAAGATGAAAATGATTTCTACAAAGCAGTTAACGAGCCTAAAAGCGGCTACGAACAACACTATGATCAAATTTTAAAACAGACTTCCTGGGATATTACAGCCTCGAAAATGTCTCAAATCATAAAAGTAATAGCATGA
- a CDS encoding glycosyltransferase: MYIHHHKQLFSNFPIQQTVKASIVIPVKNEETYIEDLLNSLKGQVDLSGNKIDYVYFEILILANNCTDETVNLIKEFKKKNDEINLYLEEVTLDAEEANIGYVRKTLMDLAYARLCTNGGGIILTTDGDTIVSKEWICQNMAEIEKGADAVGGRILLKENEWEGLDKGSAFFHKKDEEYQLLIAELEAKILENFDHGKCCHHQHFNGSFAVTTECYKKSGGIPLVTHLEDCAMSD, encoded by the coding sequence ATGTATATTCATCACCACAAACAATTATTCAGTAATTTCCCCATTCAACAAACGGTTAAAGCGTCGATTGTAATTCCAGTAAAAAATGAAGAAACTTATATTGAAGATTTATTGAATTCGCTCAAGGGTCAAGTCGATTTGTCTGGAAATAAGATCGATTACGTCTACTTTGAAATCTTAATCCTGGCCAACAATTGCACAGACGAAACGGTTAATTTAATTAAAGAGTTTAAGAAAAAGAATGACGAAATTAACCTTTACTTAGAAGAAGTTACGCTCGACGCGGAGGAAGCAAATATCGGTTATGTCCGTAAAACTTTGATGGACTTAGCCTACGCAAGACTATGTACAAATGGCGGCGGGATCATTCTTACCACTGATGGTGACACCATCGTATCGAAAGAGTGGATCTGTCAAAATATGGCAGAAATTGAAAAAGGAGCAGACGCCGTCGGAGGAAGAATTTTATTAAAAGAAAATGAGTGGGAAGGTCTGGATAAAGGAAGTGCGTTCTTTCATAAAAAAGATGAAGAATATCAACTGCTAATTGCTGAATTAGAGGCGAAAATTTTGGAAAATTTTGATCATGGAAAATGTTGCCATCATCAACACTTTAATGGAAGCTTTGCAGTAACGACTGAATGCTACAAAAAATCGGGAGGAATTCCACTCGTTACGCATTTAGAAGATTGTGCTATGAGCGATTAG
- a CDS encoding class I SAM-dependent DNA methyltransferase produces the protein MEKKETLSADYFAQVYDAQDDPWNFETSPYEAQKYTATIQALPNSHYRKAWEIGCSIGVLTKMLAEKCLNLLATDVSEKALDFAKVRCNDVPNVTFKKLSFPQELPDDRFDLILISEVAYYLSEEDWKLSIHKVYDLLPENGEIVLVHWLPEVPDYPQTGDQVHYSFKKEIGAKMNNVFKTRTEQYRIDVWRKS, from the coding sequence ATGGAAAAAAAAGAAACACTGTCAGCCGATTACTTCGCTCAGGTTTATGATGCACAAGATGATCCCTGGAATTTTGAAACCAGTCCTTACGAAGCGCAGAAATATACCGCAACCATACAGGCTTTACCGAATTCACATTATCGAAAAGCGTGGGAGATTGGCTGTTCAATAGGAGTTCTTACCAAAATGTTGGCTGAAAAATGCCTGAATCTTTTAGCCACTGATGTTTCAGAAAAAGCCCTGGATTTTGCTAAAGTTAGATGTAATGATGTACCAAATGTAACTTTTAAAAAATTAAGTTTTCCTCAGGAACTTCCTGACGACCGTTTTGATTTAATCCTTATATCAGAAGTTGCCTACTATCTGTCGGAAGAAGACTGGAAACTTTCGATTCATAAAGTATACGACCTGCTGCCAGAAAATGGTGAAATAGTGTTAGTTCATTGGTTACCAGAGGTTCCTGATTATCCGCAGACGGGCGACCAGGTTCATTATTCTTTTAAGAAAGAAATAGGAGCAAAAATGAATAATGTTTTTAAAACCAGAACAGAGCAATATCGGATCGATGTTTGGAGAAAATCTTAG